The DNA window GAGGTGAACGTGACCGGCGTCACGTAGCGCGGTGTGGAACGCACGAAAGTTGCGTGGGCGCACTGTTTGCCGCCAAGCGGCTGACAGTTCCTTGCGGCTCGTGTATCGTACGGTTTCAGTTAATCGTCAATAACTGAGAGGTCGATGGTGACCACAACGCTCGAGGGCTTCCGGGCCACCCATGAGCAGAATGTCGCGACGCTGCGTGAGCGTCTGTCCACCGTGGCGCAGGGCGGCGGGCAGAAGGCCCGCGACCGGCACGTCGCTCGCGGAAAACTGCTACCTCGCGACCGTGTCGACGGTGTGCTCGACGCCGGATCGCCCTTCGTGGAGATCGCGCCGCTGGCCGCCTACGGCATGTACGACGAGAAGGCGCCGTCCGCCGGGGTCATCGCCGGTGTCGGCCGCATCGCCGGCCGCGAATGCATGATCGTCGCGAACGACGCCACGGTCTCCGGCGGCACCTACTACCCGATCACCGTGAAGAAGCATCTGCGCGCCCAGGAGATCGCCGCGGCCAACCGGCTGCCGTGCATCTACCTCGTCGACTCCGGCGGCGCCATGCTTCTCGCCCAGGACGAGGTCTTCCCCGACCGCGACCACTTCGGCCGCATCTTCTACAACCAGGCGACGATGAGCGCCGCCGGCATCCCGCAGATCGCGGCCGTCCTCGGGTCGTCGACCGCCGGAGGCGCCTACGTCCCGGCGATGAGCGACGAGACCGTCATCGTGCGCAATCAGGGCACGATCTTCCTGGCCGGTCCGCCGTTGGTGAAGGCGGCCACCGGTGAGGACGTGAGCGCCGAGGATCTCGGTGGCGGGGCGATGCACTCGTCGGTCTCGGGTGTCACCGACCATCTCGTCGACAATGATCAGCAGGCGCTGGCCAAGGTGCGCGACATCGTGGCCACCCTGGGGCCGCGGGAGGCCGCGCAGTGGGAGACCGTGCCCACCCGTGACCCGATCCGCCCGCAGACCGACATCTACGACGTCGTCCCCACCGACTCCCGCACCCCCTACGATGTCCGCAAGGTCATCGAGATCATCAGCGACGCAGGACAATTCCATGAGTTCAAAGAGAACTACGGCACCACCCTGGTGACCGCATTCGCGCATGTGCACGGTCATCCGGTGGGCTTCATCGCCAACAACGGTGTCCTGTTCAGCGAATCCGCGCTCAAGGGAGCACATTTCATCGAGCTCTGCGATCAGCGTCGAATCCCGCTGGTATTTCTGCAGAACATCACCGGCTTCATGGTCGGCCGCGCCTACGAGGAAGGCGGCATCGCGAAGAACGGCGCCAAGATGGTCAACGCCGTCGCCTGTGCGCGAGTCCCCAAGCTCACCGTGATGATCGGCGGTTCCTTTGGCGCGGGCAACTATTCGATGTGCGGGCGGGCCTACTCGCCGCGCTTCCTGTGGAGTTGGCCCAACGCACGGATCTCGGTGATGGGCGGACCGCAGGCGGCCGACACGCTGGCCACGGTGCGCCGCAACCAGATCGAACGGTCCGGACAGGACTGGTCGGCCGACGACGAGGAGACGTTCAAGAAGCCGATCCGCGATCAGTTCGAACGCCAATCCGACGCCTACTATTCGACGGCGCGGCTCTGGGACGACGGCATCATCGATCCCGCCGACACCCGTGATCTCCTCGGACTGGCCCTCGAAACCTGCCGATACGCACCACTGACCGATCCGCGCTACGGCGTCTTCCGGATGTGAGGACATGACCGACATGATCAGACCCATTCGCAGTGTCCTGGTGGCCAACCGCGGCGAGATCGCCTGCCGCGTCATCGACACCCTGCGCCGCATGGGAATTCGCAGCATCGCCGTCTACTCCGACGCCGACGCGACCGCGCGCCACGTCCGCGAGGCCGACGTCGCGGTCCGCATCGGGCCGGCCGCGGCCACACAGAGTTACCTCGACATCGCCAAGGTCGTCGACGCGGCGCGGCAGACTGGTGCCGACGCGGTTCATCCCGGCTACGGATTCCTCTCCGAGAACCAGAAATTCGCGGCCGCACTCGCCGAGGCGGGCATCGCGTTCATCGGACCGCCGGCCCAGGCGATCGCAACCATGGGCGACAAGATCACCGCCCGCGCCGCGGTCACCGAACGTGACGTTCCGGTGGTGCCCGGGCTGTCCCGGCCCGGCCTCACCGACGACGAACTGATCGCGGCGGCCCCCGACATCGGCTTCCCGGTGCTCATCAAGCCGAGTGCCGGCGGTGGCGGCAAGGGTATGCACCGCGTCGAGAACGCCGACGATCTGCCCGACGCGCTGGTCCGGGCCCGACGCGAGGCGGCATCCGCCTTCGGCGACGACACCCTGTTCCTCGAGCACTTCGTCGACACACCCCGCCACATCGAGGTGCAGGTCCTCGCCGATCAGCACGGCAACGTCATCCACCTCGGTGAACGCGAATGTTCGCTGCAGCGCCGGCATCAGAAGGTCATCGAGGAGGCGCCGTCGGTCCTGCTCGATGAGACCACACGCGCCCGCATCGGGGCCGCCGCCTGCGACGCCGCCCGCAGTGTCGGCTACACCGGCGCGGGTACGGTCGAATTCATCGTCTCGGCGCACCGGCCTGACGAGTTCTTCTTCATGGAGATGAACACCCGCCTGCAGGTCGAGCACCCCGTGACGGAGATGGTCACCGGAATCGACCTGGTGGAACAGCAGATCCGGGTGGCGCGCGGGGAGAAGCTCGGCTACGCCCAGGACGACATCGTGCTGCGCGGCCACGCGATCGAGGCCCGCGTCTACGCCGAGGACCCGGCCGCGGGTTTCCTCCCGACCGGAGGTCGCATCGAGGCACTGGTGCAGCCCGAGGGGCAGGAGCACAGCGGGATTCGGGTCGACTCGGCCATGCTCGCCGGCCTCGAGGTCGGCAGCGACTACGACCCGATGCTCGCCAAGGTCATCGCCCACGGCAGCGACCGGGAGGAAGCCCTGGAACGTCTTGATCACGCGCTGGCCCACACGCGGGTGCTCGGCGTGGTCACCAACATCGACTTCTGCCGGTTCGTGCTCGCACAGCAGGCCGTCGTCGACGCCGAGCTCGACACCGAACTACTCGACCGACTCGTCGTCGATTATCAAGCACCCCAACCTGTTCCGGAGGCTCTCGCGCTTGCCGGCCTGGCCCGGATCGGTACCCGTGACCGCGGCGACGTATGGCAGTCGTCGGTCGGGTGGCGGATCGGCGGGCGCGCCTCGGTGGTGACCCGGCTGGTCAGCGGTGGCGAGCACTTCACGGTGTCGGCGCGGGTGGACGCCGCCGACGAGCAGACGCTGACGGGTGAGGTGACGGTCGAGGCAGAAGCAGAAACCCCGGGGGAGCCATGGCGGGCCGCGGTGCAGTATCGGCCGGTCAGAAGCCGCGGTGACCGCACCGGGCGCCTCGTCGTCGACGGCGTGAGCCAGTCCTGGACGTCGGCACTGGTCGGGGACACCTGGTGGGTGGCCGGGCCGCACGGAACCTGGCAGCTCGCGCTGGCCCGCCCGATCCTCGACGAGGCCGCCGCAGACAACGCCGGTGAGATCCTCAGCCCGATGCCCGGAACCGTGGTGGCCGTCGGCATCGAGGACGGCGCCGAGGTCACCGCCGGCACCGCGGTCGTGGTGGTGGAGGCCATGAAGATGGAACACGCGCTGACCGCGCCGATCGACGGAACCGTCGCGCTCACAGTCAAGGTCGGCGACAAGGTATCCGCGGGTCAGGCACTCGCTCATGTTCAAGCAGACCCCGCACAAGCAGCTCAGGAGAACTGATGGAACTCACTCAGGAGTACACCGACCTCATCGCCAGCGTGCGCGACTTCGCGCAGTCGGTGGTGGCACCGGTGTCGGCCAAACACGATGCCGAGCACAGCTTTCCGTACGAGGTCATCGCCCAGATGGGTCAGATGGGGCTCTTCGGCCTGCCGTTCCCCGAGGAGTACGGCGGCATGGGTGGCGATTACTTCGCCCTGTCGCTCGCGCTCGAGGAACTCGGCAAGGTGGATCAGTCGGTCGCCATCACCCTGGAGGCCGGCGTCAGTCTCGGGGCGATGCCGATCTTCCGGTTCGGCAGTGAGGAGCAGAAGCAGCAGTATCTGCCCGATCTCACCTCGGCGCGGGCGCTGGCCGGCTTCGGACTGACCGAACCCGGCGCCGGCTCCGATGCGGGGGCCACCGCGACCACCGCCAAGGACGACGGCGATTCGTGGATCATCAACGGCGCCAAGCAGTTCATCACCAACTCGGGCACCGACATCACCTCGCTGGTCACCGTCACCGCCGTGACGGGCACCAAAGACGATGGCCGCAAGGAGATCTCGACCATCATCGTGCCGTCGGGCACCCCCGGATTCACCGCCGAGCCGCCCTACAACAAGGTCGGCTGGAACGCGTCGGACACCCACCCGCTCTCGTTCGCCGATGTGCGTGTGCCCAAGGAGAACCTGCT is part of the Gordonia bronchialis DSM 43247 genome and encodes:
- a CDS encoding carboxyl transferase domain-containing protein; its protein translation is MVTTTLEGFRATHEQNVATLRERLSTVAQGGGQKARDRHVARGKLLPRDRVDGVLDAGSPFVEIAPLAAYGMYDEKAPSAGVIAGVGRIAGRECMIVANDATVSGGTYYPITVKKHLRAQEIAAANRLPCIYLVDSGGAMLLAQDEVFPDRDHFGRIFYNQATMSAAGIPQIAAVLGSSTAGGAYVPAMSDETVIVRNQGTIFLAGPPLVKAATGEDVSAEDLGGGAMHSSVSGVTDHLVDNDQQALAKVRDIVATLGPREAAQWETVPTRDPIRPQTDIYDVVPTDSRTPYDVRKVIEIISDAGQFHEFKENYGTTLVTAFAHVHGHPVGFIANNGVLFSESALKGAHFIELCDQRRIPLVFLQNITGFMVGRAYEEGGIAKNGAKMVNAVACARVPKLTVMIGGSFGAGNYSMCGRAYSPRFLWSWPNARISVMGGPQAADTLATVRRNQIERSGQDWSADDEETFKKPIRDQFERQSDAYYSTARLWDDGIIDPADTRDLLGLALETCRYAPLTDPRYGVFRM
- a CDS encoding acetyl/propionyl/methylcrotonyl-CoA carboxylase subunit alpha, with translation MIRPIRSVLVANRGEIACRVIDTLRRMGIRSIAVYSDADATARHVREADVAVRIGPAAATQSYLDIAKVVDAARQTGADAVHPGYGFLSENQKFAAALAEAGIAFIGPPAQAIATMGDKITARAAVTERDVPVVPGLSRPGLTDDELIAAAPDIGFPVLIKPSAGGGGKGMHRVENADDLPDALVRARREAASAFGDDTLFLEHFVDTPRHIEVQVLADQHGNVIHLGERECSLQRRHQKVIEEAPSVLLDETTRARIGAAACDAARSVGYTGAGTVEFIVSAHRPDEFFFMEMNTRLQVEHPVTEMVTGIDLVEQQIRVARGEKLGYAQDDIVLRGHAIEARVYAEDPAAGFLPTGGRIEALVQPEGQEHSGIRVDSAMLAGLEVGSDYDPMLAKVIAHGSDREEALERLDHALAHTRVLGVVTNIDFCRFVLAQQAVVDAELDTELLDRLVVDYQAPQPVPEALALAGLARIGTRDRGDVWQSSVGWRIGGRASVVTRLVSGGEHFTVSARVDAADEQTLTGEVTVEAEAETPGEPWRAAVQYRPVRSRGDRTGRLVVDGVSQSWTSALVGDTWWVAGPHGTWQLALARPILDEAAADNAGEILSPMPGTVVAVGIEDGAEVTAGTAVVVVEAMKMEHALTAPIDGTVALTVKVGDKVSAGQALAHVQADPAQAAQEN
- a CDS encoding acyl-CoA dehydrogenase family protein, which gives rise to MELTQEYTDLIASVRDFAQSVVAPVSAKHDAEHSFPYEVIAQMGQMGLFGLPFPEEYGGMGGDYFALSLALEELGKVDQSVAITLEAGVSLGAMPIFRFGSEEQKQQYLPDLTSARALAGFGLTEPGAGSDAGATATTAKDDGDSWIINGAKQFITNSGTDITSLVTVTAVTGTKDDGRKEISTIIVPSGTPGFTAEPPYNKVGWNASDTHPLSFADVRVPKENLLGTRGRGYANFLSILDEGRIAIAALATGVAQGCVDESVKYAKDRKSFGKPIGEYQSVSFAIARMEARAHVARTAYYDAAAKMLAGKPFKKEASIAKMIASEAAMDNARMATQIHGGYGFMNEYPVARHYRDSKILEIGEGTTEVQLMLIARELGFA